The Pongo abelii isolate AG06213 chromosome 11, NHGRI_mPonAbe1-v2.0_pri, whole genome shotgun sequence genome includes a window with the following:
- the DUSP28 gene encoding dual specificity phosphatase 28 produces the protein MGPGEAGRRGAASAVPPPFVRVAPALFLGSARAAGAEEQLARAGVTLCVNVSHKQPSPRAPGVAELRVPVFDDPAEDLLAHLEPTCAAMEAAVRAGGACLVYCKNGRSRSAAVCTAYLMRHRGLSLAQAFQMVKSARPVAEPNLGFWSQLQKYEEALQAQSCLQGEPPALGLDPEA, from the exons ATGGGGCCGGGAGAAGCTGGGCGCCGCGGGGCCGCCTCGGCCGTACCTCCGCCGTTCGTGCGCGTCGCGCCCGCACTATTCCTCGGGAGCGCGCGAGCCGCGGGCGCGGAGGAGCAGCTGGCACGAGCGGGAGTCACGCTGTGCGTCAACGTCTCCCACAAGCAGCCCAGCCCGCGCGCTCCCGGCGTGGCAGAGCTGCGCGTGCCCGTGTTCGACGACCCGGCTGAGGACCTGCTGGCGCACCTGGAGCCCACGTGCGCCGCCATGGAGGCCGCGGTGCGCGCCGGCGGCGCCTGCCTAGTCTACTGCAAGAACGGCCGCAGCCGCTCGGCCGCCGTCTGCACCGCCTACCTCATGCGGCACCGCGGCCTCAGCCTGGCGCAGGCCTTCCAG ATGGTGAAGAGCGCTCGCCCGGTAGCAGAACCGAACCTGGGCTTCTGGTCTCAGCTCCAGAAGTATGAGGAGGCCCTCCAGGCCCAGTCCTGCCTGCAGGGAGAGCCCCCAGCCTTAGGGTTGGACCCTGAGGCTTGA